One Cervus canadensis isolate Bull #8, Minnesota chromosome 1, ASM1932006v1, whole genome shotgun sequence genomic window carries:
- the GPR142 gene encoding probable G-protein coupled receptor 142 codes for MGDLRYLSACSSSGREWPPPGAGSWWPGDLSLPLAPSVAGVPDTLPGDLSAYCATHGTWPKPVDSWRHAVPDLATREQQGFCEFRGWHVLISGSVLLEESSGKQLRGSCRHPRKKPHGDPGPRSMQLAGGETAGQLRVTLLPTPNSSGLSQEFEGRWPESPAMSPCVAGVIPVIYYSVLLGLGLPVNLLTTVALARLAARTRKPSYYYLLALTASDIVTQVVIVFVGFLLQGAVLARQVPQAVVRTANVLEFAANHASVWIAVLLTVDRYSALCHPLRHRATSSPGRARRAVAAVLGAALLTGIPFYWWLEVWRDADPPSTLDEVLKWAHCLIVYFIPCGVFLVANLAIVRRLQRRGRSGPRPQVGKSTAILLGVTTLFALLWAPRTFVMLYHLYVAPVYHNWRVHLALDVANMVAMLNTAVNFGLYCFVSKTFRATVREVFRDAHLPWPLGSQSTGMVAEPMLKPPGRPRGAGL; via the exons ATGGGGGACTTGCGCTACCTGAGCGCCTGCTCTTCCAGTGGGAGGGAGTGGCCA CCTCCTGGTGCCGGGAGTTGGTGGCCTGGGGACTTATCTCTGCCACTTGCACCCTCTGTTGCTGGAGTCCCGGACACTCTGCCTGGGGACCTGAGTGCCTACTGTGCCACCCACGGGACCTGGCCAAAGCCAGTGGACTCTTGGAGGCATGCAGTGCCGGACCTGGCCACCAGGGAGCAGCAAGGCTTCTGTGAGTTCCGCGGCTGG CACGTACTGATCTCAGGCTCAGTGCTGCTGGAAGAATCGTCAGGCAAACAACTAAGAGGGAGCTGCAGGCACCCCCGGAAAAAGCCACACGGTGACCCAGGACCCAGGAGCATGCAGCTGGCAGGAGGAGAGACAG CTGGCCAGCTACGGGTGACCCTGCTGCCCACACCCAACAGCAGTGGGCTGAGCCAGGAGTTTGAAGGCCGTTGGCCCGAGAGCCCCGCGATGTCCCCATGTGTGGCTGGGGTCATCCCTGTCATCTACTACAGCGTCCTCCTGGGCCTGGGGCTGCCTG TCAATCTCCTGACCACAGTGGCCCTGGCCCGCCTCGCCGCCAGGACCCGGAAGCCCTCCTACTACTACCTTCTGGCGCTCACGGCCTCGGACATCGTCACGCAGGTGGTCATCGTGTTCGTGGGCTTCCTGCTGCAGGGAGCCGTGCTGGCCCGCCAGGTCCCCCAGGCCGTGGTACGCACAGCTAACGTCCTGGAGTTCGCTGCCAACCACGCCTCGGTCTGGATCGCCGTGCTGCTCACGGTGGACAGGTACAGCGCCCTGTGCCACCCCCTGCGCCACCGGGCCACCTCGTCCCCAGGCCGGGCCCGCCGGGCCGTCGCCGCTGTCCTTGGAGCTGCCCTGCTCACTGGCATCCCCTTCTACTGGTGGCTGGAAGTGTGGAGGGATGCGGACCCGCCCAGCACGCTGGACGAGGTGCTCAAGTGGGCTCACTGCCTCATTGTCTATTTCATCCCCTGTGGCGTTTTCCTGGTGGCCAACCTGGCCATCGTCCGCCGGCTGCAGCGGAGGGGCCGGAGCGGGCCGCGGCCCCAGGTGGGCAAGAGCACCGCCATCCTCCTGGGCGTGACCACGCTCTTCGCCCTCCTCTGGGCACCCCGCACCTTCGTCATGCTCTATCACCTGTATGTGGCCCCCGTCTATCACAACTGGAGGGTCCACCTGGCCCTGGACGTGGCCAACATGGTGGCCATGCTCAACACTGCCGTCAACTTCGGCCTCTACTGTTTCGTCAGCAAGACGTTCCGGGCCACTGTCCGAGAGGTCTTCCGGGACGCCCACCTGCCCTGGCCCCTGGGGTCACAGTCGACGGGCATGGTGGCAGAGCCTATGCTGAAGCCTCCGGGACGCCCCAGGGGGGCAGGGTTGTAA